The following coding sequences lie in one Epinephelus moara isolate mb chromosome 17, YSFRI_EMoa_1.0, whole genome shotgun sequence genomic window:
- the zgc:194312 gene encoding odorant receptor 131-2 — protein sequence MSVNNGTGSLGLQVTEEYTCVRFYVSTVSFSVLLFFNLIINWTIVRVEQLRSHARFVLVFHLLVSALVYLGMSSIFYYQIHLDARLGRSACLAMITILISSASNILLTLTVMALDRYCAVCHPMRYSSTCTAGRWPWLMGAVTWLVALVIPISLLLRPDSQAAGVAYNGVCDREQLKNFQLQKVLFVGVCTILILYSYVRILVEGRRLGVLNRRNRAGCRTIALHGTQLAVYILPNFVNYVLTVLVNKMLITRETKELSAVVIFAFFSLAQCVAPVVYGLRKEELLEQLSHRFPCCSRYLKSVLGWTVRNNWTHTQHITRERTLTAQTIISLQVSQAPEEEETRPIPVRSFSHDSDSCQGDMDNA from the exons ATGTCAGTAAACAACGGCACGGGGTCATTAGGCCTACAGGTGACAGAGGAATACACCTGCGTGCGTTTTTACGTGTCCACCGTGTCCTTCTCGGTGCTGCTCTTCTTCAACCTCATCATCAACTGGACCATCGTGCGCGTGGAGCAGCTCCGGAGTCATGCCCGCTTCGTGCTGGTCTTCCACCTGCTGGTGTCCGCCCTGGTTTACCTGGGCATGAGCAGCATCTTCTACTACCAGATCCACCTGGACGCACGGCTGGGCCGCTCCGCCTGCCTGGCCATGATCACCATCCTGATCAGCAGCGCCTCCAACATCCTGCTGACGCTCACGGTCATGGCTTTGGACCGTTACTGCGCCGTGTGCCACCCGATGCGCTACAGCTCCACCTGCACGGCGGGGCGCTGGCCCTGGCTGATGGGTGCCGTCACCTGGCTGGTGGCTTTGGTCATTCCCATCAGCCTGCTCCTCCGCCCGGACTCCCAGGCCGCCGGGGTCGCTTATAACGGAGTGTGTGACCGGGAGCAGCTGAAAAACTTCCAGCTACAGAAGGTGCTGTTCGTCGGTGTGTGCACCATACTCATACTGTACAGCTATGTGAGGATACTGGTGGAGGGGCGGCGGTTAGGGGTGCTGAACCGGCGCAACCGGGCCGGGTGCAGGACGATCGCCCTGCACGGCACCCAGCTGGCGGTGTACATCCTCCCTAACTTTGTGAACTACGTGCTGACGGTGTTGGTCAACAAGATGCTCATAACGCGGGAGACCAAAGAGCTGTCCGCCGTGGTTATCTTCGCTTTCTTCAGCTTGGCGCAGTGCGTTGCGCCCGTTGTTTACGGTTTGCGTAAAGAGGAACTTCTGGAGCAGTTGAGTCACAGGTTCCCCTGCTGTTCCCGGTACTTGAAGAGTGTCCTCGGCTGGACTGTGCGCAACAACTGGACACACACCCAACACATTACACG GGAGCGGACACTGACGGCACAGACGATCATCTCCCTACAAGTCTCGCAAGccccagaggaggaggaaacaaggCCAATCCCAGTCAGGAGTTTCTCACATGACTCAGACTCATGTCAAGGCGATATGGACAATGCCTGA
- the acadvl gene encoding very long-chain specific acyl-CoA dehydrogenase, mitochondrial yields the protein MLLRKVGQSALCGSILRIPPVLSGGQRHAGAVIAVQNARLYASQAAEAVLEKPAAVGSDTATKVEKKAVATESKSFAVNIFKGQIATAQVFPYPSVMNEEQEQFLRELVGPVCKFFEEVNDPAKNDVLEKVEDHTMEGLKEMGAFGLQVPADLGGLGLSNTQYARLVEIVGSHDLGVGITLGAHQSIGFKGILLFGNPAQKEKYLPKLATGENIAAFCLTEPASGSDAASIKTVAVQSPCGQYFTLSGSKIWISNGGLAEIFTVFAKTPMKDPKTGEMKDKISAFIVERSFGGVTHGPPEKKMGIKASNTAEVYFDNVRVPADCLLGELGGGFKVAMNILNNGRFGMAAALSGTMKGVITKAVDHAANRTQFGNKIHNYGTIQEKIARMTMLQYVTESMAYMISGNMDSGASEFQIEAAISKIFASEAAWSVTDECIQVMGGMGFMKDTGLERVMRDLRIFRIFEGTNDILRLFVALNGFQNAGNQLKSLQKALKNPIGNAGLLAGEITKRAKRKAGLSTGLTLQGTVHPELAHSGELTTKAIEQFGAVIEELLIKHGKKIIDEQFVLKRVADAAIDLYAMVVVLSRASRSLSQGSTSAQHEKMLCETWCAEAYERIMSDIKTLRSSESRKLFKNMRTISAAVVENGGVVAPHPLGF from the exons ATGCTGCTTCGTAAAGTGGGTCAGTCCGCGCTGTGCGGCTCTATTCTCAGGATTCCTCCGGTGCTGTCAGG AGGTCAGCGACATGCCGGGGCTGTGATTGCTGTGCAAAACGCTCGTCTCTACGCAAGCCAAGCTGCAGAG GCGGTTCTGGAGAAGCCAGCAGCAGTCGGCAGTGACACCGCCACTAAAGTGGAAAAGAAGGCAGTGGCTACA GAATCCAAATCATTCGCCGTCAACATTTTCAAGGGGCAGATCGCGACTGCCCAAGTGTTCCCCTACCCCTCAG TGATGAACGAGGAGCAGGAGCAGTTTCTTCGAGAGCTTGTGGGGCCCGTGTGCAAATTCTTTGAG GAGGTAAACGATCCTGCCAAGAACGATGTGTTGGAGAAGGTAGAAGATCACACCATGGAGGGCCTGAAGGAGATGGGTGCCTTCGGTCTGCAGGTGCCTGCTGACCTCGGTGGCCTCGGCCTCTCAAACACACAG TATGCCCGGCTGGTTGAGATTGTTGGCAGTCACGACCTCGGTGTTGGAATCACTCTGGGTGCCCACCAGTCCATCGGCTTCAAGGGCATCCTGCTCTTTGGGAATCCAGCCCAGAAGGAGAAGTACCTGCCGAAGCTTGCCACAG GTGAGAATATAGCCGCCTTCTGTTTGACTGAACCAGCCAGTGGCTCTGATGCCGCCTCAATCAAAACCGTAGCTGTCCAGTCCCCCTGCGGACAGTACTTCACCCTCAGTGGAAGCAAGATCTGGATCAG cAATGGCGGTCTGGCTGAGATCTTCACAGTGTTCGCCAAAACCCCCATGAAGGACCCCAAGACTGGAGAGATGAAGGACAAGATCTCAGCCTTCATCGTGGAGAGGAGCTTCGGAGGAGTGACACA TGGGCCTCCTGAGAAGAAGATGGGCATCAAGGCGTCCAACACAGCTGAGGTCTATTTCGACAACGTTCGTGTGCCAGCCGACTGCTTGCTTGGTGAGCTGGGCGGAGGTTTCAAGGTGGCCATGAACATTCTGAATAACGGACGCTTCGGCATGGCAGCCGCTCTCTCCGGCACTATGAAGGGAGTCATCACCAAAGCT GTGGATCATGCAGCCAACAGAACCCAGTTTGGGAACAAGATCCACAACTACGGAACCATCCAGGAGAAGATTGCCCGCATGACCATGCTACAATATGTCACGGAG TCAATGGCCTACATGATCAGCGGCAACATGGACAGTGGCGCGTCTGAATTCCAGATAGAAGCAGCCATCAGCAAGATCTTCGCCTCT GAGGCGGCGTGGAGTGTGACTGACGAGTGTATCCAGGTTATGGGCGGCATGGGTTTCATGAAG GACACTGGATTGGAGAGAGTGATGAGGGATCTGAGAATCTTCCGAATCTTCGAGGGCACCAACGACATCCTGAGGCTCTTCGTGGCGCTCAATGGCTTCCAG AACGCTGGTAACCAGCTGAAGAGCTTACAGAAGGCCTTGAAGAACCCTATCGGCAACGCTGGGCTGCTCGCAGGAGAAATCACAAAGAGAGCCAAAAG GAAGGCAGGTTTGAGCACGGGTCTGACGCTGCAGGGAACTGTGCATCCTGAGCTGGCACACAGCGGAGAACTG ACAACCAAAGCCATTGAACAGTTCGGAGCGGTCattgaggagctgctgatcaAACACGGCAAGAAGATTattg ATGAACAATTTGTCCTGAAGAGGGTCGCTGACGCTGCAATCGACCTCTACGCCATGGTGGTGGTCCTGTCCAG aGCTTCACGCTCTCTGAGTCAGGGCAGCACCTCAGCTCAGCACGAGAAGATGCTGTGTGAGACCTGGTGTGCTGAG GCCTACGAGAGGATCATGAGTGACATCAAGACTCTGCGCTCCAGCGAGTCCAGAAAGCTCTTCAAGAACATGCGGACCATCTCTGCAGCCGTGGTGGAGAACGGAGGAGTGGTGGCTCCTCACCCGCTGGGTTTCTAA